A genomic window from Paramormyrops kingsleyae isolate MSU_618 chromosome 23, PKINGS_0.4, whole genome shotgun sequence includes:
- the pals2b gene encoding MAGUK p55 subfamily member 6b isoform X3 translates to MATASLLEAHDIVASKCYDSPPSSSGPEDDAAVMSSPPVQADAIRMIGIRKKAGEPLGVTFRVEKDELVIARILHGGMIDRQGLLHVGDIIKEVNGRHVGSNAAELQELLKESSGSVTLKILPSYRDAPAPAQVYVKPHFDYNPSKDSLIPCKEAGLAFCRGDILQIVNKEDPNWWQACHVVGGATGLVPSQYLEEKRKAFVPKDWDDSGMLCGAMSGKKKKKMMYLMARNAEFDRHELLIYEEVTRMPPFQRKTLVLIGAQGVGRRSLKNRLVVLNPKRFGTTVPFTSRGPRNDERDGHSYRFVTRAEMEADIKTGQYLEHGEYDGNLYGTKIDSIHEVVKTGQTCILDVNPQALKVLRMPEFMPYVVFIAAPELETLRLMHKAAVEAGLTGKLLTDMDLKKTVDESARIQRAYRHFFDLTIVNDNLDQAFEKLLAVVDRLANEPQWVPVSWVY, encoded by the exons ATGGCTACAGCG TCGCTGTTAGAGGCCCACGATATTGTGGCTTCCAAGTGCTACGACTCCCCGCCCTCCAGCTCGGGGCCTGAGGACGACGCGGCTGTGATGAGCAGCCCGCCGGTGCAGGCCGACGCCATCAGGATGATCGGCATCCGGAAGAAGGCGGGGGAGCCGCTG ggtgTGACGTTTCGGGTGGAGAAGGACGAGCTGGTTATCGCCCGCATCCTGCACGGCGGCATGATAGACAGGCAGGGCCTTCTGCACGTGGGCGACATCATCAAAGAGGTGAACGGCCGCCATGTGGGCAGCAACGCCgcagagctgcaggagctgctgaAGGAGAGCAGCGGCAGCGTTACTCTCAAAATCCTGCCCAGCTACAGGGACGCCCCGGCCCCTGCGCAG GTGTACGTAAAGCCACACTTCGACTACAACCCGTCAAAGGACAGTCTTATTCCCTGCAAGGAGGCCGGCCTGGCCTTCTGCAGGGGTGATATACTTCAGATCGTCAACAAGGAAGATCCCAACTGGTGGCAG GCATGTCACGTTGTAGGCGGGGCAACTGGACTTGTCCCCAGTCAGTACCTGGAGGAGAAGAGGAAGGCTTTTGTCCCAAAAGACTGGGATGATTCGG GGATGCTGTGCGGGGCGATGAGcggaaagaagaagaagaagatgatgTACTTGATGGCACGAAATGCAG AGTTCGACCGACACGAGCTGCTGATCTATGAGGAGGTGACCAGGATGCCCCCGTTCCAGAGGAAGACGCTGGTCCTGATCGGAGCGCAGGGAGTGGGCCGGCGCAGCCTGAAAAACCGACTGGTCGTGCTCAACCCGAAACGCTTCGGAACCACCGTCCCCT tcaccagcagggggccccgGAACGACGAGCGGGATGGACACTCGTACCGCTTCGTGACGCGGGCGGAGATGGAGGCGGACATCAAGACGGGCCAGTACCTGGAGCACGGAGAATACGACGGGAACCTTTACGGAACCAAGATAGACTCCATCCATGAAGTGGTGAAAACTGGACAGACCTGCATCCTGGACGTCAACCCTCAG GCCCTGAAAGTTCTGCGGATGCCCGAGTTCATGCCGTACGTGGTGTTCATCGCCGCGCCGGAGCTGGAGACACTGCGGCTCATGCACAAGGCGGCGGTGGAGGCGGGGCTCACTGGCAAACTGCTCACG GACATGGATCTTAAGAAGACTGTGGACGAGAGCGCGAGGATCCAGAGAGCTTACCGGCACTTCTTTGACTTGACGATTGTCAACGACAATCTGGACCAGGCCTTCGAGAAACTCTTGGCTGTGGTGGACCGGTTGGCCAATGAGCCGCAGTGGGTCCCCGTTAGCTGGGTCTACTGA
- the pals2b gene encoding MAGUK p55 subfamily member 6b isoform X2, translated as MQQVLDNLGDLPSSAGAKDIDLIFLRGIMESPVVRSLAKAHERLEDVKLEAVQDSNVELVSEILGDISGLSGRDDSAAELSQILKEPHFQSLLEAHDIVASKCYDSPPSSSGPEDDAAVMSSPPVQADAIRMIGIRKKAGEPLGVTFRVEKDELVIARILHGGMIDRQGLLHVGDIIKEVNGRHVGSNAAELQELLKESSGSVTLKILPSYRDAPAPAQVYVKPHFDYNPSKDSLIPCKEAGLAFCRGDILQIVNKEDPNWWQACHVVGGATGLVPSQYLEEKRKAFVPKDWDDSGMLCGAMSGKKKKKMMYLMARNAEFDRHELLIYEEVTRMPPFQRKTLVLIGAQGVGRRSLKNRLVVLNPKRFGTTVPFTSRGPRNDERDGHSYRFVTRAEMEADIKTGQYLEHGEYDGNLYGTKIDSIHEVVKTGQTCILDVNPQALKVLRMPEFMPYVVFIAAPELETLRLMHKAAVEAGLTGKLLTDMDLKKTVDESARIQRAYRHFFDLTIVNDNLDQAFEKLLAVVDRLANEPQWVPVSWVY; from the exons ATGCAGCAGGTCCTGGACAACCTGGGTGACCTGCCCTCATCTGCTGGGGCCAAGGACATCGACCTCATCTTCCTCCGCGGCATCATGGAGAGCCCCGTCGTTCGCTCCCTTGCCAAG GCTCACGAGCGATTGGAGGACGTCAAGCTGGAGGCCGTGCAGGATAGCAATGTGGAACTGGTGTCGGAGATCCTCGGGGACATCAGCGGCTTGAGCGGCAGAGACGACAGTGCGGCAGAGCTCTCCCAGATCCTCAAGGAGCCTCACTttcag TCGCTGTTAGAGGCCCACGATATTGTGGCTTCCAAGTGCTACGACTCCCCGCCCTCCAGCTCGGGGCCTGAGGACGACGCGGCTGTGATGAGCAGCCCGCCGGTGCAGGCCGACGCCATCAGGATGATCGGCATCCGGAAGAAGGCGGGGGAGCCGCTG ggtgTGACGTTTCGGGTGGAGAAGGACGAGCTGGTTATCGCCCGCATCCTGCACGGCGGCATGATAGACAGGCAGGGCCTTCTGCACGTGGGCGACATCATCAAAGAGGTGAACGGCCGCCATGTGGGCAGCAACGCCgcagagctgcaggagctgctgaAGGAGAGCAGCGGCAGCGTTACTCTCAAAATCCTGCCCAGCTACAGGGACGCCCCGGCCCCTGCGCAG GTGTACGTAAAGCCACACTTCGACTACAACCCGTCAAAGGACAGTCTTATTCCCTGCAAGGAGGCCGGCCTGGCCTTCTGCAGGGGTGATATACTTCAGATCGTCAACAAGGAAGATCCCAACTGGTGGCAG GCATGTCACGTTGTAGGCGGGGCAACTGGACTTGTCCCCAGTCAGTACCTGGAGGAGAAGAGGAAGGCTTTTGTCCCAAAAGACTGGGATGATTCGG GGATGCTGTGCGGGGCGATGAGcggaaagaagaagaagaagatgatgTACTTGATGGCACGAAATGCAG AGTTCGACCGACACGAGCTGCTGATCTATGAGGAGGTGACCAGGATGCCCCCGTTCCAGAGGAAGACGCTGGTCCTGATCGGAGCGCAGGGAGTGGGCCGGCGCAGCCTGAAAAACCGACTGGTCGTGCTCAACCCGAAACGCTTCGGAACCACCGTCCCCT tcaccagcagggggccccgGAACGACGAGCGGGATGGACACTCGTACCGCTTCGTGACGCGGGCGGAGATGGAGGCGGACATCAAGACGGGCCAGTACCTGGAGCACGGAGAATACGACGGGAACCTTTACGGAACCAAGATAGACTCCATCCATGAAGTGGTGAAAACTGGACAGACCTGCATCCTGGACGTCAACCCTCAG GCCCTGAAAGTTCTGCGGATGCCCGAGTTCATGCCGTACGTGGTGTTCATCGCCGCGCCGGAGCTGGAGACACTGCGGCTCATGCACAAGGCGGCGGTGGAGGCGGGGCTCACTGGCAAACTGCTCACG GACATGGATCTTAAGAAGACTGTGGACGAGAGCGCGAGGATCCAGAGAGCTTACCGGCACTTCTTTGACTTGACGATTGTCAACGACAATCTGGACCAGGCCTTCGAGAAACTCTTGGCTGTGGTGGACCGGTTGGCCAATGAGCCGCAGTGGGTCCCCGTTAGCTGGGTCTACTGA
- the pals2b gene encoding MAGUK p55 subfamily member 6b isoform X1, with translation MITAMQQVLDNLGDLPSSAGAKDIDLIFLRGIMESPVVRSLAKAHERLEDVKLEAVQDSNVELVSEILGDISGLSGRDDSAAELSQILKEPHFQSLLEAHDIVASKCYDSPPSSSGPEDDAAVMSSPPVQADAIRMIGIRKKAGEPLGVTFRVEKDELVIARILHGGMIDRQGLLHVGDIIKEVNGRHVGSNAAELQELLKESSGSVTLKILPSYRDAPAPAQVYVKPHFDYNPSKDSLIPCKEAGLAFCRGDILQIVNKEDPNWWQACHVVGGATGLVPSQYLEEKRKAFVPKDWDDSGMLCGAMSGKKKKKMMYLMARNAEFDRHELLIYEEVTRMPPFQRKTLVLIGAQGVGRRSLKNRLVVLNPKRFGTTVPFTSRGPRNDERDGHSYRFVTRAEMEADIKTGQYLEHGEYDGNLYGTKIDSIHEVVKTGQTCILDVNPQALKVLRMPEFMPYVVFIAAPELETLRLMHKAAVEAGLTGKLLTDMDLKKTVDESARIQRAYRHFFDLTIVNDNLDQAFEKLLAVVDRLANEPQWVPVSWVY, from the exons atgatcacag CAATGCAGCAGGTCCTGGACAACCTGGGTGACCTGCCCTCATCTGCTGGGGCCAAGGACATCGACCTCATCTTCCTCCGCGGCATCATGGAGAGCCCCGTCGTTCGCTCCCTTGCCAAG GCTCACGAGCGATTGGAGGACGTCAAGCTGGAGGCCGTGCAGGATAGCAATGTGGAACTGGTGTCGGAGATCCTCGGGGACATCAGCGGCTTGAGCGGCAGAGACGACAGTGCGGCAGAGCTCTCCCAGATCCTCAAGGAGCCTCACTttcag TCGCTGTTAGAGGCCCACGATATTGTGGCTTCCAAGTGCTACGACTCCCCGCCCTCCAGCTCGGGGCCTGAGGACGACGCGGCTGTGATGAGCAGCCCGCCGGTGCAGGCCGACGCCATCAGGATGATCGGCATCCGGAAGAAGGCGGGGGAGCCGCTG ggtgTGACGTTTCGGGTGGAGAAGGACGAGCTGGTTATCGCCCGCATCCTGCACGGCGGCATGATAGACAGGCAGGGCCTTCTGCACGTGGGCGACATCATCAAAGAGGTGAACGGCCGCCATGTGGGCAGCAACGCCgcagagctgcaggagctgctgaAGGAGAGCAGCGGCAGCGTTACTCTCAAAATCCTGCCCAGCTACAGGGACGCCCCGGCCCCTGCGCAG GTGTACGTAAAGCCACACTTCGACTACAACCCGTCAAAGGACAGTCTTATTCCCTGCAAGGAGGCCGGCCTGGCCTTCTGCAGGGGTGATATACTTCAGATCGTCAACAAGGAAGATCCCAACTGGTGGCAG GCATGTCACGTTGTAGGCGGGGCAACTGGACTTGTCCCCAGTCAGTACCTGGAGGAGAAGAGGAAGGCTTTTGTCCCAAAAGACTGGGATGATTCGG GGATGCTGTGCGGGGCGATGAGcggaaagaagaagaagaagatgatgTACTTGATGGCACGAAATGCAG AGTTCGACCGACACGAGCTGCTGATCTATGAGGAGGTGACCAGGATGCCCCCGTTCCAGAGGAAGACGCTGGTCCTGATCGGAGCGCAGGGAGTGGGCCGGCGCAGCCTGAAAAACCGACTGGTCGTGCTCAACCCGAAACGCTTCGGAACCACCGTCCCCT tcaccagcagggggccccgGAACGACGAGCGGGATGGACACTCGTACCGCTTCGTGACGCGGGCGGAGATGGAGGCGGACATCAAGACGGGCCAGTACCTGGAGCACGGAGAATACGACGGGAACCTTTACGGAACCAAGATAGACTCCATCCATGAAGTGGTGAAAACTGGACAGACCTGCATCCTGGACGTCAACCCTCAG GCCCTGAAAGTTCTGCGGATGCCCGAGTTCATGCCGTACGTGGTGTTCATCGCCGCGCCGGAGCTGGAGACACTGCGGCTCATGCACAAGGCGGCGGTGGAGGCGGGGCTCACTGGCAAACTGCTCACG GACATGGATCTTAAGAAGACTGTGGACGAGAGCGCGAGGATCCAGAGAGCTTACCGGCACTTCTTTGACTTGACGATTGTCAACGACAATCTGGACCAGGCCTTCGAGAAACTCTTGGCTGTGGTGGACCGGTTGGCCAATGAGCCGCAGTGGGTCCCCGTTAGCTGGGTCTACTGA